The Deltaproteobacteria bacterium HGW-Deltaproteobacteria-6 genome has a segment encoding these proteins:
- a CDS encoding patatin family protein → MNGNNIKSALIVEGGGMRGIFAAGVLHAFGNAGFDPFDLYIGVSAGACHLASHLAGQNSRNFDITLRYSLAPEFINLRRFLTGGHLMDLDWMWEQTITHYRLNLKHIDEKLRSQNKEYLIVATSMETGKALYLQPDENTLEHYLKVSSSLPILYRNILEVNGEKATDGGMANSIPVREAARRGATDITVIRSRPADYVKKGSPVALAVVSCYFRKYPRLVQKFKNRADNYNSAVAFIKNPPPGVRIQQIAPPPRLDVGRTTKDEATLRSAYETGIDYGNRFVHSHAAFAGNK, encoded by the coding sequence ATGAACGGAAACAACATTAAATCGGCATTAATTGTGGAAGGCGGAGGAATGCGCGGTATCTTTGCAGCAGGCGTTCTTCATGCATTCGGCAACGCCGGGTTTGATCCTTTTGATTTGTATATCGGCGTATCTGCCGGGGCCTGCCATCTGGCCTCTCATCTGGCGGGACAAAACAGCCGCAACTTTGATATTACCCTGCGTTATTCTCTGGCTCCGGAATTTATCAATCTCCGGCGGTTTCTGACCGGAGGGCACCTCATGGATCTGGACTGGATGTGGGAGCAGACCATCACCCACTATCGCCTGAATCTCAAACATATTGATGAAAAGCTCCGGTCGCAAAACAAAGAATATCTGATTGTGGCCACATCAATGGAAACCGGAAAAGCGCTTTATCTGCAGCCCGATGAAAACACGCTGGAACATTATCTGAAAGTCTCCAGTTCTCTGCCGATTCTTTATCGCAATATATTGGAAGTAAACGGTGAAAAAGCAACTGACGGCGGCATGGCGAATTCCATTCCCGTCCGCGAAGCGGCGCGCCGCGGTGCGACGGACATCACCGTAATCCGTTCACGCCCTGCCGACTATGTCAAAAAAGGAAGTCCGGTAGCACTGGCCGTCGTCTCCTGCTATTTCCGGAAATACCCGAGGCTGGTGCAAAAATTCAAAAATCGTGCTGATAATTATAATTCCGCCGTCGCGTTTATTAAAAACCCGCCGCCGGGCGTCCGGATTCAACAAATCGCTCCACCCCCCCGACTGGATGTCGGCAGAACAACCAAAGACGAAGCGACCCTTCGTTCCGCTTATGAAACAGGCATTGATTACGGCAACCGATTCGTTCACTCTCATGCTGCATTTGCGGGCAATAAATAA
- a CDS encoding peptidase M48, with protein sequence MEKLLLVLFLVLFIGRMALRYLLQHLNTKSLKAHGRTVPPVFEGSIDEATLSRMADYTCEQSRLSAREDLSGDAIELGVLFLLLPLLVGWLSVMNIHIIGQALIFFAALAVISGMASLPFDLYHTFVLEQKYGFSTITWKLWLIDFCKSIIISGILLTIMVSAMIALITFLPESWWFWGWAFFTLFQLVLLWLYPVLIAPLFNKFEPIRDEALKDKIMSLIAKAGFQAKGIYQVDEGKRSKHTNAYFTGIGKTKRIVLYDTLLSSHTHEEILSVLAHEIGHWKKKHILKQLAFMITASLILFYFVYRITIWPPLFWAFGITQTPVYAGIFLASLYLSASGFFLSPLGMMVTRRFERDADKMAFELIGTAQPMISALKRLATDNLSNLHPHPWYVLFYYSHPPLVERIEYLRAMDYKSGKA encoded by the coding sequence ATGGAAAAATTACTGTTGGTACTATTTCTTGTTTTATTCATCGGACGTATGGCTTTGCGCTATCTCCTCCAGCATCTCAACACGAAAAGTTTGAAAGCCCACGGCCGGACGGTCCCGCCGGTTTTTGAAGGGTCCATTGACGAAGCAACGCTCAGCAGGATGGCGGATTATACCTGTGAGCAATCACGTCTTTCAGCCAGAGAGGATTTGTCCGGCGATGCAATTGAACTTGGTGTGTTATTTCTTTTACTGCCTTTGCTGGTAGGTTGGCTTTCCGTGATGAATATTCATATCATCGGACAGGCGCTGATTTTTTTCGCCGCACTGGCCGTCATCAGCGGAATGGCGAGCCTGCCGTTTGATCTGTATCACACGTTTGTTCTGGAACAGAAATATGGATTTTCCACTATTACCTGGAAACTGTGGCTGATCGACTTTTGCAAATCCATCATTATTTCCGGAATCCTGCTGACCATCATGGTCAGCGCAATGATCGCCCTTATTACATTCCTGCCGGAAAGCTGGTGGTTTTGGGGCTGGGCATTTTTCACATTGTTTCAGCTGGTTCTTCTCTGGCTTTATCCGGTGTTGATCGCGCCGCTCTTTAATAAATTTGAGCCGATCAGGGATGAGGCGCTGAAGGATAAAATCATGTCATTAATTGCCAAAGCCGGTTTCCAGGCCAAAGGCATTTATCAGGTGGACGAAGGCAAGCGTTCCAAACACACCAATGCCTACTTCACCGGCATCGGTAAAACCAAGCGCATTGTTTTGTACGACACACTGCTTTCCTCACACACCCATGAAGAAATCCTGTCGGTGCTGGCCCATGAAATCGGTCATTGGAAAAAGAAACATATCCTCAAACAGTTGGCCTTTATGATTACGGCCTCGTTGATTCTGTTCTATTTTGTCTATCGGATCACCATCTGGCCGCCGCTGTTTTGGGCATTCGGCATAACCCAAACACCCGTTTACGCAGGTATTTTCTTAGCCTCTCTTTATCTGAGCGCCTCAGGCTTTTTTCTATCTCCTCTGGGCATGATGGTCACACGCCGTTTTGAACGTGATGCCGACAAAATGGCTTTTGAGTTAATCGGTACGGCACAACCCATGATCAGCGCGCTTAAGCGTCTGGCTACGGATAATTTAAGTAATCTCCATCCTCATCCCTGGTATGTTCTGTTTTATTATTCTCATCCGCCGCTGGTTGAACGGATTGAATATTTACGGGCGATGGATTATAAAAGCGGCAAGGCATAG
- a CDS encoding class I SAM-dependent methyltransferase produces the protein MSKEYLSTGFTDVDHAKDKHAYFDCLTLLDSLPYYKEYKTKSYDLLDLRPGMTVLEAGCGLGDDAFRMAERINPGGKVVGLDTSNAMLEKARSRALMTQLPVEFLLGDVKALPFPDNSFARCRIDRVLQHIPQPQDAVAELIRVLEPNGLLLAYDNDWETFSITSTDHEIARTIEHLWRDSFANTAIGRHLRGYFISGGVSNVSIHPGTSVITDFTTADKVYNLKETVHKAVEDGYISISQGRAWIEELMDRTRQGSFVATLTAYTVVGRKTRKS, from the coding sequence ATGAGCAAAGAGTATCTTTCAACCGGCTTTACGGATGTTGACCACGCTAAAGATAAGCATGCATATTTTGACTGCCTGACTTTGCTGGATTCGCTGCCTTATTACAAGGAATACAAGACAAAAAGCTACGATCTGCTGGACCTCAGGCCGGGAATGACGGTGTTGGAGGCCGGCTGCGGACTGGGAGATGACGCTTTCCGTATGGCCGAGCGGATCAATCCGGGCGGAAAGGTTGTTGGCCTGGATACAAGCAACGCCATGCTTGAAAAAGCCAGATCACGGGCGCTCATGACGCAGCTACCCGTTGAATTTCTGTTAGGTGATGTGAAAGCGCTGCCTTTCCCTGACAATTCCTTTGCGCGCTGCCGAATCGACCGCGTGTTGCAGCATATACCGCAGCCTCAAGACGCGGTGGCGGAACTCATTCGTGTGCTGGAACCAAACGGGTTGCTGCTGGCCTATGATAACGATTGGGAAACTTTTTCAATTACATCAACCGATCATGAAATTGCACGAACCATAGAACATTTATGGCGCGATTCTTTCGCAAACACTGCAATCGGCCGTCACCTGCGGGGTTATTTTATTTCCGGGGGGGTGTCGAATGTTAGTATCCACCCCGGTACTTCCGTCATCACAGACTTTACAACGGCAGATAAAGTTTACAATCTGAAGGAAACCGTGCACAAAGCTGTCGAAGACGGGTACATTTCCATATCTCAGGGACGCGCCTGGATAGAAGAGCTCATGGACAGAACCAGGCAAGGCAGTTTCGTGGCCACACTCACTGCTTATACCGTCGTCGGAAGAAAAACCCGCAAATCATAA
- a CDS encoding hemerythrin has translation MKATEQLRNEHEGVLLMLRILGEVSRQLETTGTIHNEHLENILEFLKIFVDKCHHGKEEELLFPALVHVGIPQDGPIAAMLFEHEMGRKYIRVMTDAFDRHKLKDASAAEAIVRNAQDYIALLTDHIDKENNILFAMADDRLSPEAQEKLFEGFEKIEESRIGSGKHEEFHSLLHKLADFYLKGCCDQ, from the coding sequence ATGAAAGCAACTGAGCAATTGAGAAACGAGCATGAAGGTGTCCTGCTGATGCTTCGCATTCTGGGTGAAGTCAGTCGGCAATTGGAGACCACCGGGACTATCCACAATGAGCACCTGGAAAATATTCTCGAGTTTTTGAAAATTTTTGTTGATAAATGCCATCACGGAAAAGAAGAGGAGCTTTTATTTCCAGCGCTTGTGCATGTTGGTATTCCTCAGGACGGCCCGATTGCCGCTATGCTTTTTGAACATGAAATGGGCCGAAAATATATCCGGGTGATGACCGACGCATTTGACCGACACAAGTTAAAGGACGCATCAGCGGCGGAAGCTATCGTGCGCAATGCACAGGACTATATAGCGCTTCTTACCGATCATATCGATAAAGAAAATAATATTCTTTTTGCGATGGCCGATGATCGTTTGTCACCGGAAGCTCAGGAAAAATTATTTGAAGGTTTTGAGAAAATTGAGGAGTCAAGGATCGGTTCGGGAAAACATGAAGAGTTTCATTCCCTTTTGCACAAATTAGCGGATTTTTATTTGAAAGGGTGTTGTGATCAATGA
- a CDS encoding ABC transporter permease, which produces MIFFLENLGRRVNLTLTAFADTILFACKVFIRVFQRKTYSSAMREVLVNQIYFTSVQILPVFLIASIIFGSLLIGIVFQLLKELGLTGFFGNVLMGLIVTELSPLLTVLLITLRSASAINTEIAVMKVNREITTLETFRIDVIDYLLAPRIINGIISIMLLSSLFSTVLLVSGILFSWLIFGMSMDVYTNILLNSANFSDIIIALFKCAIYGFFVTLIPIRSGLRASHELTSIPIAVSHGMVNVFSAILIIEVLSLLTKLL; this is translated from the coding sequence ATGATATTTTTCTTAGAAAACTTGGGGCGTCGAGTCAATCTGACGCTGACAGCATTTGCCGATACCATTTTGTTTGCCTGTAAGGTTTTTATACGCGTTTTTCAACGCAAAACATACAGCAGCGCGATGCGTGAAGTTTTGGTTAATCAAATTTATTTTACATCCGTACAAATTTTACCAGTCTTTCTCATTGCCTCCATTATCTTTGGTTCGTTGTTGATCGGTATAGTTTTTCAGCTGCTAAAAGAATTAGGACTGACCGGGTTCTTCGGCAATGTATTAATGGGGCTGATCGTTACGGAATTATCGCCGCTTTTAACGGTGTTGCTGATCACGCTGCGATCCGCCTCTGCGATCAATACGGAAATAGCCGTCATGAAGGTAAACCGAGAAATAACAACTCTCGAAACTTTCCGCATCGATGTTATTGATTATCTTTTGGCACCGCGAATCATCAATGGAATTATATCGATTATGCTGTTGAGCAGTCTTTTCTCAACCGTTTTACTCGTCAGCGGCATATTGTTTTCATGGTTGATTTTTGGAATGAGTATGGACGTTTACACAAATATTCTATTAAATTCGGCCAATTTTTCTGATATAATAATTGCCCTGTTCAAGTGCGCCATTTATGGATTTTTTGTTACGCTGATACCCATTCGTTCCGGTCTGCGGGCGTCACATGAACTTACCAGCATACCCATTGCCGTTTCCCATGGCATGGTTAACGTTTTTTCGGCTATACTGATTATCGAGGTATTGTCATTATTAACAAAATTACTCTAA
- a CDS encoding peptidase, producing the protein MGMKNTNRKTFFMFLMAFLVAFFIVSLVGVLRSSFTRSGAPEIPAAQAVPSLSDSAGRTPVSFSDLAERVKPAVVNISTSKTYKGRGGFGAPFGGSPFGDDFFDRFFGDIPRKEFKQRSLGSGFIISNDGYIFTNNHVVEQADKILVKTTDGKEYEAKVIGTDANTDIALIKIKPDNSLPVAEIGDSEKVRVGEWVIAIGNPFGLEATVTAGIVSAKGRVIGAGPYDNFIQTDASINPGNSGGPLFNMEGKVIGINTAIVAHGQGIGFAIPINMAKSILADLKTKGKVTRGWLGISVQDISDDIAKNLNHKNKSGALVSDVFKGDPADKAGIKVGDIITEINGKLIKNTHDLLLTIASLQVGQKMSIKAIRDGKEMTFQVTVAERKDNVTAAAERSGKGQFGIAAQEITPEIARQLGIARDGVIITEVQPGSPADEVGIQPQDIIVQVNRVKISSMKDFNREITKAAGKKSVTLLIKRGRSSFFVALQTQ; encoded by the coding sequence ATCGGTATGAAAAATACAAATCGAAAAACTTTTTTTATGTTTTTAATGGCGTTTCTGGTCGCGTTTTTTATCGTATCCCTGGTTGGGGTTTTGCGATCGTCGTTTACCCGGTCGGGAGCACCGGAAATACCAGCAGCTCAGGCAGTGCCTTCTTTATCCGACTCGGCCGGCAGAACACCTGTCTCTTTTTCTGATCTGGCGGAACGTGTTAAACCCGCAGTTGTCAATATCAGCACTTCCAAGACTTACAAAGGGCGGGGTGGGTTTGGCGCGCCTTTCGGCGGTTCGCCATTCGGGGATGATTTTTTTGACCGCTTTTTTGGCGATATACCGCGAAAAGAATTCAAACAGCGCAGCCTGGGTTCAGGATTCATCATCAGCAATGACGGCTATATTTTTACTAATAATCATGTCGTCGAACAGGCCGATAAAATTCTCGTAAAAACAACCGACGGTAAAGAGTACGAAGCTAAGGTCATCGGAACAGATGCCAACACGGACATCGCTTTGATTAAAATTAAACCGGACAACAGCTTGCCGGTTGCGGAAATCGGCGATTCTGAAAAAGTCAGAGTCGGAGAATGGGTCATTGCGATCGGCAACCCCTTTGGATTGGAAGCTACGGTAACAGCTGGCATAGTCAGCGCCAAGGGGCGTGTCATCGGCGCCGGACCTTACGATAATTTCATACAAACAGATGCCTCCATTAATCCCGGCAACAGCGGTGGTCCTTTGTTTAATATGGAAGGAAAAGTTATCGGTATTAATACGGCGATTGTTGCCCATGGTCAAGGCATTGGCTTTGCTATTCCCATTAATATGGCCAAAAGTATTCTGGCCGATCTGAAAACAAAAGGTAAGGTAACACGCGGCTGGTTAGGTATATCCGTTCAGGACATTTCTGATGATATTGCCAAAAATTTGAATCATAAAAATAAAAGCGGTGCATTAGTATCAGATGTATTCAAAGGCGATCCGGCAGACAAAGCAGGAATAAAAGTTGGAGACATTATTACTGAAATTAATGGAAAATTAATTAAAAACACCCATGATTTACTTTTGACGATAGCTTCATTGCAGGTTGGACAAAAAATGAGCATAAAAGCAATTCGCGACGGCAAGGAAATGACTTTCCAGGTAACCGTAGCGGAACGCAAGGATAATGTTACTGCGGCAGCCGAAAGATCAGGAAAAGGTCAATTTGGCATAGCAGCGCAAGAAATCACACCGGAGATAGCCAGACAATTAGGCATAGCACGCGATGGTGTCATCATCACGGAAGTTCAACCCGGAAGCCCGGCGGATGAAGTTGGTATTCAGCCGCAGGATATTATTGTTCAAGTCAACCGGGTTAAAATTTCTTCCATGAAAGACTTTAACCGGGAAATTACCAAAGCGGCGGGAAAGAAAAGTGTCACTTTACTGATTAAGCGCGGAAGATCAAGTTTCTTTGTTGCATTGCAAACACAGTAG